A genomic region of Streptococcus suis contains the following coding sequences:
- a CDS encoding DMT family transporter — protein MAEKRLGTLITLIAGIAWGLSGVSGQYLMSRGVSVDMITSLRLLVSGFFLVGLAYATAKEQLLIVLKNRKALLGIFVFAMLGLVLNQMAYLQAIYHTNAGTATVLQYLCPILVLAYTCLKNREKPSGIELISILLAVAGTFLIATHGKLDELAVTPIGLFWGIFSAFTYALYIILPGKLIRQYGSITVIGLGMLMGGFVVTLGLQTWQHRLPIDGGSFLGLLGIVGVGTIFAYTAFLKGVSMVGPVNGSLLASIEPIASVFFAVWLVNEQFYAIDFVGMLLILLAVLLISLKDILVAQKSIG, from the coding sequence ATGGCGGAAAAGAGATTGGGGACACTGATTACATTAATAGCAGGTATAGCCTGGGGCTTGTCTGGAGTGAGTGGGCAGTACTTGATGTCACGTGGTGTTTCAGTAGATATGATTACCTCCCTGCGTTTGTTGGTATCGGGATTCTTTCTCGTTGGCCTGGCTTATGCTACAGCGAAAGAACAGCTGCTGATAGTATTGAAAAATAGAAAAGCCTTGTTGGGAATTTTTGTTTTTGCGATGTTGGGTCTGGTTCTTAACCAGATGGCTTATTTACAAGCCATCTATCATACCAATGCGGGAACGGCTACGGTTTTACAATACCTTTGCCCTATCTTAGTCTTGGCTTATACCTGTTTGAAAAATAGGGAAAAACCATCAGGGATTGAGTTGATTTCAATTCTCTTAGCCGTAGCAGGAACTTTTCTGATTGCGACTCATGGCAAATTAGATGAATTGGCAGTGACTCCAATCGGTTTGTTCTGGGGAATCTTCTCAGCCTTTACTTATGCGCTATATATTATTTTGCCAGGTAAATTGATCCGTCAATACGGCAGTATAACGGTGATTGGTTTAGGGATGTTAATGGGTGGTTTTGTAGTCACGCTTGGTTTGCAAACTTGGCAGCATCGTCTTCCTATTGATGGTGGAAGTTTCCTGGGGCTGTTAGGTATTGTCGGAGTCGGGACGATTTTTGCCTATACTGCCTTTCTTAAAGGCGTCAGTATGGTTGGTCCTGTCAATGGTAGTCTTTTGGCCTCGATTGAGCCGATTGCATCTGTCTTTTTTGCAGTATGGTTGGTCAATGAGCAATTTTATGCAATTGATTTTGTTGGAATGTTGTTGATTTTACTTGCTGTTTTACTTATTTCTTTAAAAGATATATTGGTTGCCCAAAAGAGTATTGGTTAA